In Maylandia zebra isolate NMK-2024a linkage group LG12, Mzebra_GT3a, whole genome shotgun sequence, a single genomic region encodes these proteins:
- the fancg gene encoding Fanconi anemia group G protein isoform X2 has translation MYQPPSLLEKWSQENNELVNKCKQEAAGGAVSRDHRQSSLRWCSSEFHKLLRKIQGIPPHVDHSQLELALVYNTCVCFTAQSQFSEAELLLKEATERVLQVTGNNADTSDPLVLWRAGLKSAGNTALHPHVLYLLCLQWALWLAKCQLENIGELQEQMSSLCEIVCDGVGDCSPSEAKGRLSKSPLLVMEPKRLTELLQICTSIAQGAEKLNEGRSSEALSDLQAASALPATRALVAYTHLLSGSCLAHMNRPQMALQCYKRALETDSRCVCALYRSMLIYRQLGNTQAEIQALRLLHSTLMLPPATEPVLGGIQPLSPSLLLSSQSLSRLLSVPSALSVLYSLALKCVLSGRVTEGVEHYLDLLAALHSEDQHAVDAEVSVLPRMPELYLEAGTALLFTRRPADCMAFCNEVISTTLELVPEKVVLEEPEEGIGGDARGLSVEGEDKVAMLLWAAAAYLVQGHCHAHLKDWKQAVTHYTRCINLLVKVHLKNRDFQPQIPAADVNVKHGKDLCTLQRMKGLSLAWRGISFTQMDQLREALRDLQLSLQAFPDYTGAGLWCGEVLWRLGRKHEAAACWEKTWSLTTQTSVEKLPLYLQDPQSGPLLDSVELRFRIQELGLT, from the exons ATGTATCAGCCGCCCTCTTTACTCGAGAAGTGGAGTCAGGAGAACAACGAGTTGGTAAATAAGTGTAAG CAGGAGGCAGCTGGAGGTGCTGTGAGCCGAGACCACAGGCAGTCCAGCCTGAGGTGGTGTTCCTCTGAATTTCACAAACTTTTGAGGAAAATCCAAG GTATTCCTCCTCATGTAGATCACTCGCAGCTGGAGTTGGCATTGGTGTATAATACGTGTGTATGCTTTACTGCTCAGTCTCAATTTTCAGAAGCTGAGCTGCTCCTCAAAGAAGCCACTGAGCGAG TGTTACAGGTGACAGGAAATAACGCTGATACTTCTGATCCGCTTGTGCTGTGGAGAGCAGGGCTTAAATCAGCGGGAAACACAGCTTTGCATCCTCATGTTTTGTACCTCCTCTGTCTGCAGTGGGCACTATGGCTGGCCAAATGCCAGCTAGAAAATATAGGGGAATTACAG GAGCAGATGTCTTCTCTTTGTGAGATAGTATGTGATGGAGTTGGGGATTGCAGTCCAAGCGAGGCAAAAGGAAGGTTGTCAAAGAGTCCTCTGTTGGTGATGGAACCGAAAAGGCTTACCGAATTATTACAGATCTGCACTTCCATTGCTCAAG GTGCAGAAAAGCTGAATGAGGGTCGGAGTTCAGAAGCGTTGTCTGATCTACAGGCGGCTTCTGCCCTGCCAGCTACCAGGGCTCTAGTGGCATATACACACCTTCTTTCAGGCTCCTGCCTCGCTCATATG AACCGCCCACAGATGGCACTGCAGTGTTACAAGAGGGCACTCGAGACAGACTCCCGTTGTGTGTGTGCTCTGTACCGAAGCATGCTCATCTATAGACAGCTGGGAAACACACAGGCTGAGATACAGGCTCTTCGCCTACTGCACTCA ACTTTGATGTTGCCCCCTGCTACAGAGCCCGTTCTGGGAGGTATCCAACCCCTCTCTCCGTCCTTACTCCTCAGTAGCCAATCACTAAGCAGGCTGCTTTCAGTCCCGTCTGCCCTAAGTGTCCTTTACAGCCTTGCCCTCAAATGTGTGCTCAGTGGCAG GGTTACTGAGGGTGTTGAACATTATCTGGATCTGCTGGCTGCTCTTCACTCAGAGGATCAACATGCA GTTGATGCTGAGGTTTCTGTCCTACCCAGGATGCCGGAGCTTTACCTGGAGGCTGGCACTGCCTTGCTCTTTACCCGGCGTCCTGCAGATTGTATGGCGTTCTGCAATGAAGTCATCAGCACGACACTGGAGCTGGTACCAGAGAAAGTGGTGTTGGAAGAGCCAGAGGAAGGAATTGGAGGAGACGCGAGGGGTCTGAGTGTGGAGGGTGAAGATAAAGTGGCGATGCTCCTCTGGGCTGCAGCTGCCTACCTCGTCCAGGGTCACTGCCACGCTCACTTGAAGGACTGGAAACAAGCTGTGACTCATTACACGAG GTGCATCAACCTGCTGGTGAAGGTGCACTTAAAAAACAGAG ATTTCCAACCACAGATCCCTGCTGCAGATGTGAATGTTAAGCATGGGAAAGATCTCTGCACCCTGCAAAGAATGAAGGGGCTTTCACTAGCATGGAGGGGTATCAGCTTCACCCAGATGGACCAGCTGAGAGAGGCGCTGAGGGACCTCCAGCTCAGCCTGCAGGCCTTCCCAG ATTATACAGGAGCTGGGCTGTGGTGCGGTGAGGTGCTATGGAGGCTTGGCAGGAAGCACGAGGCAGCAGCTTGCTGGGAAAAGACCTGGAGCCTCACGACTCAGACCTCAGTGGA AAAACTGCCTTTGTACCTACAGGATCCTCAGTCTGGCCCTTTGTTGGACTCTGTGGAGTTGCGCTTTAGAATACAGGAACTTGGCCTTACCTAA
- the fancg gene encoding Fanconi anemia group G protein isoform X1: MYQPPSLLEKWSQENNELVNKCKQQEAAGGAVSRDHRQSSLRWCSSEFHKLLRKIQGIPPHVDHSQLELALVYNTCVCFTAQSQFSEAELLLKEATERVLQVTGNNADTSDPLVLWRAGLKSAGNTALHPHVLYLLCLQWALWLAKCQLENIGELQEQMSSLCEIVCDGVGDCSPSEAKGRLSKSPLLVMEPKRLTELLQICTSIAQGAEKLNEGRSSEALSDLQAASALPATRALVAYTHLLSGSCLAHMNRPQMALQCYKRALETDSRCVCALYRSMLIYRQLGNTQAEIQALRLLHSTLMLPPATEPVLGGIQPLSPSLLLSSQSLSRLLSVPSALSVLYSLALKCVLSGRVTEGVEHYLDLLAALHSEDQHAVDAEVSVLPRMPELYLEAGTALLFTRRPADCMAFCNEVISTTLELVPEKVVLEEPEEGIGGDARGLSVEGEDKVAMLLWAAAAYLVQGHCHAHLKDWKQAVTHYTRCINLLVKVHLKNRDFQPQIPAADVNVKHGKDLCTLQRMKGLSLAWRGISFTQMDQLREALRDLQLSLQAFPDYTGAGLWCGEVLWRLGRKHEAAACWEKTWSLTTQTSVEKLPLYLQDPQSGPLLDSVELRFRIQELGLT; the protein is encoded by the exons ATGTATCAGCCGCCCTCTTTACTCGAGAAGTGGAGTCAGGAGAACAACGAGTTGGTAAATAAGTGTAAG CAGCAGGAGGCAGCTGGAGGTGCTGTGAGCCGAGACCACAGGCAGTCCAGCCTGAGGTGGTGTTCCTCTGAATTTCACAAACTTTTGAGGAAAATCCAAG GTATTCCTCCTCATGTAGATCACTCGCAGCTGGAGTTGGCATTGGTGTATAATACGTGTGTATGCTTTACTGCTCAGTCTCAATTTTCAGAAGCTGAGCTGCTCCTCAAAGAAGCCACTGAGCGAG TGTTACAGGTGACAGGAAATAACGCTGATACTTCTGATCCGCTTGTGCTGTGGAGAGCAGGGCTTAAATCAGCGGGAAACACAGCTTTGCATCCTCATGTTTTGTACCTCCTCTGTCTGCAGTGGGCACTATGGCTGGCCAAATGCCAGCTAGAAAATATAGGGGAATTACAG GAGCAGATGTCTTCTCTTTGTGAGATAGTATGTGATGGAGTTGGGGATTGCAGTCCAAGCGAGGCAAAAGGAAGGTTGTCAAAGAGTCCTCTGTTGGTGATGGAACCGAAAAGGCTTACCGAATTATTACAGATCTGCACTTCCATTGCTCAAG GTGCAGAAAAGCTGAATGAGGGTCGGAGTTCAGAAGCGTTGTCTGATCTACAGGCGGCTTCTGCCCTGCCAGCTACCAGGGCTCTAGTGGCATATACACACCTTCTTTCAGGCTCCTGCCTCGCTCATATG AACCGCCCACAGATGGCACTGCAGTGTTACAAGAGGGCACTCGAGACAGACTCCCGTTGTGTGTGTGCTCTGTACCGAAGCATGCTCATCTATAGACAGCTGGGAAACACACAGGCTGAGATACAGGCTCTTCGCCTACTGCACTCA ACTTTGATGTTGCCCCCTGCTACAGAGCCCGTTCTGGGAGGTATCCAACCCCTCTCTCCGTCCTTACTCCTCAGTAGCCAATCACTAAGCAGGCTGCTTTCAGTCCCGTCTGCCCTAAGTGTCCTTTACAGCCTTGCCCTCAAATGTGTGCTCAGTGGCAG GGTTACTGAGGGTGTTGAACATTATCTGGATCTGCTGGCTGCTCTTCACTCAGAGGATCAACATGCA GTTGATGCTGAGGTTTCTGTCCTACCCAGGATGCCGGAGCTTTACCTGGAGGCTGGCACTGCCTTGCTCTTTACCCGGCGTCCTGCAGATTGTATGGCGTTCTGCAATGAAGTCATCAGCACGACACTGGAGCTGGTACCAGAGAAAGTGGTGTTGGAAGAGCCAGAGGAAGGAATTGGAGGAGACGCGAGGGGTCTGAGTGTGGAGGGTGAAGATAAAGTGGCGATGCTCCTCTGGGCTGCAGCTGCCTACCTCGTCCAGGGTCACTGCCACGCTCACTTGAAGGACTGGAAACAAGCTGTGACTCATTACACGAG GTGCATCAACCTGCTGGTGAAGGTGCACTTAAAAAACAGAG ATTTCCAACCACAGATCCCTGCTGCAGATGTGAATGTTAAGCATGGGAAAGATCTCTGCACCCTGCAAAGAATGAAGGGGCTTTCACTAGCATGGAGGGGTATCAGCTTCACCCAGATGGACCAGCTGAGAGAGGCGCTGAGGGACCTCCAGCTCAGCCTGCAGGCCTTCCCAG ATTATACAGGAGCTGGGCTGTGGTGCGGTGAGGTGCTATGGAGGCTTGGCAGGAAGCACGAGGCAGCAGCTTGCTGGGAAAAGACCTGGAGCCTCACGACTCAGACCTCAGTGGA AAAACTGCCTTTGTACCTACAGGATCCTCAGTCTGGCCCTTTGTTGGACTCTGTGGAGTTGCGCTTTAGAATACAGGAACTTGGCCTTACCTAA
- the LOC101477809 gene encoding neurofilament medium polypeptide, with the protein MSFTVEHHFMGPSSYRKARPASVSSSGFHSQRRRLTYSQPSSIDSLETFNGDMTRKSEKEILQALNDRFAGYIDKVRNLEMHNRNLEAEAAALRQNQAGRASVGEHYERELGDLRGLLQQLTGEKARAAVEHEHLEEDIQHLRVRLEDEARNREELEAAARAMKKYVEECRLVRLELDKKLRALEEEAAFLKKNHEEEVAELLEQIQSAQVSFDMRDTLKADVTTALREIRSQLDSHASKTSVHAEEWFKVRMEHLSEAARSNQDAIRGTQEEIAEYRRKLQSRTIELETLRGTKESLERQRIESEDRHQDDLNSLQETINQLDNELKTTKWEMASQLKDYQELLNVKMALDIEIAAYRKLLEGEENRFVSGGGPYSYLESRISAHLKVKGEEISDTVIVEEQTDETQVTEVTEEADEDEEEKKEEDEEEAEEGEGEETKEEEGEEEGEEKGDEKQEGEGEEEKEEEKEEEGEEEEKGEEEKAGEEEEKSKSPEKAASPPSKSPQSKSPTVKSPESKSPQKSPEAKSPAAKSPAAKSPAGDESKSPVSKSPPSKSPESKSPPPKSPEPKSPEKEKAKPFSAKDTPKKEEKEEKKEKPQPVKEEKKEKEQPVKEEKKQEPKEKEPEKVDKPETKKESKEEETPKKEEASKPVTPSKPAEDKPAPKSEAKESTPPAKEEEKPSAPKSEKAEPEAKPAAKAEPEKTESKKEEKKPEEKKPEEKKTEEKKPEEKPKAEPEKKDSKKEEKKPEEKKEASKEVKEGAKMEKAEKSSGTESKESKEEKPKK; encoded by the exons ATGAGTTTCACGGTAGAGCATCACTTCATGGGCCCGAGCTCGTACCGCAAGGCTCGGCCCGCCTCCGTGTCCTCCAGCGGCTTTCACTCCCAGCGCCGTCGCCTCACCTACAGCCAGCCATCCTCAATCGACAGCTTGGAGACCTTTAACGGCGACATGACTCGGAAGAGCGAGAAAGAAATCCTGCAAGCTCTGAACGACCGGTTTGCCGGCTACATCGACAAGGTGCGCAACCTGGAGATGCACAACCGCAACCTGGAGGCGGAAGCGGCGGCGCTGCGGCAGAACCAAGCCGGGCGCGCCTCGGTCGGGGAGCACTACGAGAGGGAACTGGGTGACCTCAGGGGTCTCCTGCAGCAGCTGACCGGAGAGAAGGCCCGCGCGGCTGTGGAGCACGAGCACTTGGAAGAGGACATCCAGCACCTGCGGGTCAGGCTGGAGGATGAAGCGCGGAACCGGGAAGAGTTGGAGGCTGCCGCTCGCGCTATGAAAAAGTATGTCGAGGAGTGCCGGCTGGTACGCCTGGAGCTAGACAAGAAGCTCCGTGCGCTGGAAGAGGAGGCCGCTTTTCTTAAAAAGAACCACGAGGAAGAAGTGGCGGAGCTCTTGGAGCAGATTCAGAGCGCGCAGGTGAGCTTCGACATGCGGGACACCCTGAAGGCGGATGTCACCACCGCACTGCGCGAGATCCGCTCGCAGCTGGACAGTCACGCATCCAAGACCTCAGTGCACGCCGAGGAGTGGTTCAAAG TGCGCATGGAGCATCTGTCCGAGGCTGCTCGGTCTAACCAGGATGCAATCCGTGGAACCCAGGAAGAGATTGCAGAATACCGCCGCAAGCTCCAGAGCCGCACCATTGAGCTGGAGACTCTTCGAGGAACCAAGGAGTCACTGGAGAGGCAGCGTATAGAGAGTGAAGACAGACACCAAGACGACCTCAACTCACTACAG GAAACCATCAATCAGCTCGACAACGAGTTAAAAACTACAAAATGGGAGATGGCTAGCCAGCTAAAAGATTACCAGGAGCTTCTGAATGTGAAGATGGCTCTGGATATCGAAATTGCTGCTTACAG GAAACTACTGGAGGGAGAGGAGAATCGCTTTGTGTCAGGTGGAGGCCCATACTCCTACCTGGAAAGCAGAATCTCTGCCCACTTGAAAGTAAAAGGAGAAGAGATCTCTGATACAGTCATTGTAGAGGAACAGACAGATGAAACACAGGTGACGGAGGTGACAGAGGAAGCagatgaagatgaggaggaaaagaaagaagaagatgaagaagaagcagaggaagGAGAGGGTGAAGaaaccaaagaagaagaggGTGAAGAAGAAGGTGAGGAAAAAGGAGATGAGAAGCaggaaggagagggagaggaagaaaaagaggaggaaaaggaagaagagggagaggaagaggagaaaggagaggaagaaaaggcaggtgaagaagaagaaaagtccAAATCTCCAGAAAAAGCTGCTTCCCCTCCTTCAAAATCTCCTCAATCTAAATCTCCTACTGTCAAATCACCAGAATCTAAATCGCCACAAAAATCACCAGAAGCCAAATCACCAGCAGCCAAATCCCCTGCAGCCAAGTCTCCTGCAGGAGATGAGTCAAAGTCACCCGTGTCCAAATCCCCACCCAGCAAGTCTCCTGAGTCCAAATCTCCTCCTCCCAAGAGCCCTGAACCAAAGTCTCCAGAGAAGGAGAAGGCCAAACCATTTTCTGCCAAAGACACCcctaaaaaggaggaaaaagaggagaaaaaagagaagcCTCAGCCTGTcaaagaggaaaagaaggagaaagagcagcctgtgaaggaggagaagaagcagGAACCCAAAGAGAAAGAACCAGAGAAGGTGGACAAAcctgaaacaaagaaagaaagcaaagaagagGAAACACCAAAAAAGGAAGAGGCTTCAAAACCTGTAACTCCCAGCAAGCCTGCTGAGGACAAGCCAGCCCCCAAGTCTGAGGCTAAAGAGAGTACTCCCCCTGccaaggaggaggagaagccCTCTGCTCCTAAATCAGAGAAGGCCGAACCTGAGGCAAAGCCAGCTGCTAAAGCAGAGCCTGAGAAAACAGAGAGcaagaaggaggagaagaagccAGAGGAGAAGAAaccagaggagaaaaaaacagaggagaagAAGCCAGAAGAGAAGCCTAAAGCAGAGCCTGAGAAAAAAGATAGcaagaaagaggagaagaagccAGAGGAGAAAAAGGAGGCTAGTAAAGAGGTGAAGGAAGGAGCAAAGATGGAGAAGGCTGAGAAATCTTCTGGCACTGAGTCAAAGGAAAGCAAGGAGGAGAAACCCAAGAAGTAA